One window of Elaeis guineensis isolate ETL-2024a chromosome 11, EG11, whole genome shotgun sequence genomic DNA carries:
- the LOC105053828 gene encoding probable calcium-binding protein CML18 — MSGGDGGKEGTVKLDDEQLAELREIFRSFDRNNDGSLTQLELGSLLRSLGLKPSPDQLEALIQKADTNNNGLVEFSEFVALVAPELLQAKSPYTEEQLRQLFKMFDRDGNGFITAAELAHSMARLGHALTARELTGMIKEADTDGDGRISFQEFSQAITSAAFDNSWA, encoded by the coding sequence ATGAGCGGCGGAGACGGTGGCAAGGAGGGGACGGTGAAGCTGGACGACGAGCAGCTGGCGGAGCTCCGGGAGATCTTCCGGTCGTTCGACCGGAACAACGACGGCAGCCTCACCCAGCTGGAGCTCGGCTCCCTTCTGCGGTCTCTGGGTCTCAAGCCCAGCCCCGATCAGCTGGAGGCTTTGATCCAGAAGGCGGACACCAATAACAATGGCCTCGTGGAGTTCTCCGAGTTCGTGGCTCTCGTCGCACCGGAGCTTCTCCAGGCCAAGTCCCCTTACACGGAGGAGCAGCTCCGGCAGCTGTTCAAGATGTTCGACCGGGACGGCAACGGCTTCATCACCGCCGCCGAGCTCGCCCACTCCATGGCAAGGCTCGGCCACGCCCTTACTGCCAGGGAGCTCACCGGCATGATCAAGGAGGCCGATACCGACGGCGACGGCCGGATCAGCTTCCAGGAGTTCTCCCAGGCCATCACCTCCGCCGCCTTCGACAATTCCTGGGCTTGA